GAGAATTATCGTGGCTCAAGCCTTGCCGCTTTAGGAGTCGCTGCCCACGAAGCCGGTCATGCTATCCAGCACAAAGTTGGTTATAAGGCCCTTCAGCTGCGGATGAGCTTGATCCCGATTACCAATTTCGCTTCCAGCCTTTTGCCATTTGTCATTATTGGTGGATTCTTTTTTGGAATGTTTGGCCTGATCAAGCTGGGAGTCCTGGTTTATCTGGTTTTAACTATTTTTCAGTTGGTGACACTGCCGGTTGAATTCGATGCAAGTCGCCGTGCCAAGCTTCAGTTGGCTGGGCTTGGTATCATCAGCGAAGATGAGAAGAAAGGTGTTGCTGAGACGTTGACAGCAGCTGGCTGGACATACGTGGCCGCCTTTGTATCGACATTGGCTAATCTGGTTTATCTCTTGCTACTCTCTAGACGGTAAGCCGCAGCGGGCATTCCTTTTGTAATACAAGACCGGGTATC
The Rubellicoccus peritrichatus DNA segment above includes these coding regions:
- a CDS encoding zinc metallopeptidase, with amino-acid sequence MNSLYYFAILIVPTIILGIWAQNRVSSAYKKWSQVSSRGGIRGYEAADAVMRSAGITDVQIVEIPGHLTDHYDPMHKRLALSSENYRGSSLAALGVAAHEAGHAIQHKVGYKALQLRMSLIPITNFASSLLPFVIIGGFFFGMFGLIKLGVLVYLVLTIFQLVTLPVEFDASRRAKLQLAGLGIISEDEKKGVAETLTAAGWTYVAAFVSTLANLVYLLLLSRR